In Spirosoma pollinicola, the genomic window TGCCCTGAACTTGTTCAAGTAAGGCAAATTGTCGAACAAAAACTCGTTAAAAAACAGCAGATTTTTTCCCCAGGCCAGCATAATCATCAGGACAGTTGCACTCAGCAACCACCAGCGAACAGCCCCCCGCAGAACAAACATACTCAGCACGAATAAAAATAACAGGGCCGCTCCTGCATAAGCGGGGCCACCCACCATAGGCTGATCGCCCCAGTATGTTGGTGCGCCCAGTTCGGCCATTTGTTTGGCGGCAGAGGGGTCAACACCTCGTGCTGTCATGGCTTTGTAAAACTCCGAATCGGTTGTCAGGCCACCACCCGAAGCGCCCCCAAATGCATTGGGAATAAGCAGAGTGAGCGTTTCGGCTTTTCCATAGCTATAGGTGAATGCATAGTCTTTGTCTAACCCCCCCTTCGACTCACTACTTGGCGATTTTCCGTCAGGGTTGGTTGTTTTGGCAGTCAGTTCGGATTTGCCACGGATTGTTTCTTTAGTGTATTGATTTAGCATCAACAAGCGTTTGCCGAAACTCCCGGCAGCCAATCCACCAACAACGGCCAATGTGGCCAGACCGAGAGCTAGTTGCTTCGTTTTTCCAGCCCTTACGAGCGAAATACCTTCAATCAGCACATACAAGCCAATAGACATAAAGAGGTAATAGGTAATCTGAATATGGTTAGCTCCCAATTCCATACACATAAAAAAGCCCATCAGGGCGGCTCCCAGCCAATAGCGGCCTCTTAAGGCCAATATGACACCGGCCAGCATGCCGGCACCGTAGGCCATAGCAAAAAGTTTGGACACGTGACCCGCTTCGAGACTAACGATCCCAAATGTTCCCAATCCATAAGCGGCTGCGCCCAAAACCGAGAGCCATGAGTTACACCCCAGCACAATCAATAATATATACATACTCAACATCACCATGAATACAATACTGGCAGTGTTTGGCAGTACACTTATAACAGCCATTGTGGCCTTATAAACAAAAATATAAGGGTAATTATAGTCGATCATGTAGCCCGGCATACCACTAAAAACAGCATCAGTCCATTGGGGCTTTTCGCCTGTTTCTTTGGCAATTTCACGAATTTCCCGAGCGGAAGCCGCTGACTCCTGCACATCATGCATGGAAAGCGTTTTGCCCGACATTACCGGAGAGAAATAGATAATGGCCAGCACCAACAAAGCCAGAACGGCAATCAGGTGTGTGCGCAAACCGGTTTGCCGGTGCGGTTGAAGAAGGGTTGGTTGGTTCATAAAATCAACTGGTACATAGCCCAAAGATACGGCTTTGTACTAAAACGGATAGACAGTCTGCCTGATTGTTCGTGGAGAATTCACTTTGGGAGGTGGCACAATTATTGACAGGACCAACTGTAAGTGTTGGGCTAAGTTGAATTATCTATAAAACCCGAAACAATTGACTCTCTAAATACTATAACTATCGTTACCACAGAAAGATACTTTTGTTACTGATGGCAATGAATAACAAATTTTATGTGTAACAAAAATCAGAAAAGCAACTGAACAAATTCAGAGGTATTCTACAATTTTACCCTCTAAAACAGCAAAGCTACCTACCGTTTAATCAATTTTACTACACATTAAGCTACTAATTTCAGAACTAAAGCTGTCTTACTGGTACCCATTAGGCACACATGCGGAACAGACTCAAGCATCTCAGTATCAGTAAACTATTTTTTTTATTTGGTAGATCCAAAGGTCTACAATTAAAAAAATTTTGTATACTATTATATATGTTCTTCTTTCATAATATGTTTATTTTTTCTTTAAGAATAGTAACCCAGTGCAATTAATAGTAGTCTAAAATTCAAAATCTAACCCCATAGATTGCTTTAATACATCCTACTGAATATGAAACGCCATGTACTCATCGTAGATGAAAATCCATACGTTGTTGATATACTCGTTCAAACGCTTTGTAAAGACTTTAAGATTACAATAGCTGGTACAGGACAGGAAGCTGCTCATTTATTAATTCAGGGTTATCGATTTGATAGCGTAATCACTGAAATAGAATTGACCTCTTTTAGTGGTTTAGAGTTAACTAAACTCATCAGAATGAGTCGTTTGACAGCTCAAATTCCGGTCGTAATCTTGTCAAGCGTATCAGATAGTAACACTCGGATTACATGTCTGGAACAGGGAGCAGATGCATTTTTGTCTAAACCATTTAATCCACTGGAAGTGAAAGCTAAACTTCATGCTCTCCTCCGGCGTGCCGACTCACCAGACCAGGAAGTTCAAAAACGATTATCCGTCCGCGCAAATAAAGGTGGTAAGACCATCTGGTCATACCCTTCCCGTATACTCTCCATACTCTTCGGCGGTTTCGCTGTATCCTAAGCTTTCCTCTTTTTTAATCAGATACTTAGTCTATTTGTGAATGAATATGGCAATTTCATAGTCATTCGCAAATAGTACTAAACCTTGGGGATTCGCACAGACTATTTGCAGAGTCTCGGCAAAACCCGTATGGCATTCCGGCTTTTTTGATCCTTTGATTCGATGATAGTAGTCATTTCAGACTATCATTCGGTAATGTTGATGCAAACGTATATACCCACCGAAGGGTACAAAAATTTCTGTGCACACAACGACATGGCAACGCTTTACGTCTTATTGGTAATAGAAAATGACCTGATCGCCAATCGAGTTGCGGGCCTGATTGGTATGAACTATCTGATTATTCGCTTTAGAGAATTAAAAGAAGCTGAAGAATGGCTCACTGACAGGCAAGAGGTAGACTTGATCATCTCCGATGGCGTTACTGGTTACAGTCTGGCCGACCTGATACGGAGCAAGCGGGATTATCGGCTGGTCCCTTTACTGGTTTTGTCCCGCTTTGGCGAAGCATTAGTAGAACCGATATCCACAAGTACAGGCGTTACAGATATTTTGATTATTAATGAGGATAATCAGCGACTTCTGGCTAAAATAAGCTATTATCTTACTTTAAGTAAGCAGATTCATTCTATTGAAAGCGCTGGCCTCTTAGCACCAGTCCAGTCGTTTACTCTACCCTTTTGGAAACGTTTACTTGACATTAGCGTCGCCTTGCTGGTTATCATACTGTTAGCTCCCTTACTGTTAGTAATTTCACTTCTTATCATTATTGACTCCAGAGGACCAGCCATATATAAATCAAAACGGGCTGGGGCTAATTTCCATGTGTTCGATATGTATAAGTTTCGAACCATGGAAGCAGAAGCAGATCAACTTCTCAACCAGCTTGCATCTTATAATATCTACGACACAGAGGTCCCTGTAGAAACAACCGAAATGAAGTTTCTTTGCGATGCATGCCGGTTAAAGGGTCTGCCCTGTCAGTTAGTACTTTTCGACAAGAATCAGCCCATTTGCGAGAAACTTTATTTAGAAGAAAGTAAAGGGACGGCTAAATTCATGAAGTTTCGTAATGATCCGCGCGTTACGCGACTAGGTACTTTTTTGCGCAACAGCAGCATTGACGAGCTTCCTCAACTTTTCAATATTCTGCTTGGCGATATGTCATTAGTGGGCAACAGACCCCTGCCTCTTTACGAAGCGGAGAAACTCACCTCCGATGAATTTGCCAGACGATTCTCCGGCCCGGCAGGCTTAACGGGTCTATGGCAGGTAAAAAAACGAGGTAAAGGCGAAGGTCAAATGTCGGATCGGGACCGAACGCTTCTCGATATCGAATACTCAACTACATTCTCGTTTAAAACCGATATCCAGATCATCTGGAAGACTATGTTCAATTTGTGGCAAAAAGAGAACGTGTAACAGTGGTTTCTTACACACGTCTATTAGCCTGTTAGATTGCTTAGGCTAATACGATTTCCAATCCAAATCTTACAAGACCAATGAACCTGATAAACCGCCCTTTTTTTGTCTTTGATCAATGGCGTTGTAACTCATGGTTTTTTAGTGTGCTTGGCCTGTTGATCGCGTTGATGGCTGGCTGGGTTATTGGCACAAAGGGCGTTTTGGGCGGCCTCACGGTAGTAGCAGTACCCATGGCAATTTGCCTGGGAATTGGCATACTGGTTCAGCCAAAATTTGGCTTGTTCCTCTACGTTAACCTAAGTTTTGTCATTGGGTTTGCCCGTTTTTTACCCCGTGATACCCCAATGGGGACGGGCCTTGATGCTATTTTATTGCTGAGCCTGCTCGGAACATTTCTGAACGGAAAACAAATGGACTGGAAACAATTAAAGCAACCCGTTTTGTGGGTGCTTATTGTATGGTTGTCCTATACGATTCTGGAATATTTTAACCCAGAAGCCCCTCACCGGCCAGCCTGGTTTTACAATGTCCGTTCCTTTTCGCTAAGCTGGTTTTTTATTGCCATCATCGTTATGGTTAACCCAATTAGCCGAAAAGATATTCGCGTTTTTATCACAATCTGGTTAGTGTGGTCTTTTTTAGCTGCGCTGTGGGCTTTTAAACAACAATATATACGACTCGAACCCGCCGAACTAGCCTGGCTGGCCGAAGGCGGAGCCCGAACACATATTTTGTGGGGACAGCTTCGCAGTTTCTCGTTTTACTCCGATGCTGGACAATTTGGCTCTGAGATGGCTGGGGTAACGTTAATTTGTCTGGTCCTTTTCTTTGAGAGAACATCCTGGCTACACCGTATTGCCTACCTGATTCTGGGTGTTATTCTTTTCTGGGGATTTGCCGTTTCTGGTACGCGAGGTGCTCTTTTTGTCATACTGCCGGGCTACCCGACTTATCTGTTCTTAAGTCGTAACCTGATGAATATAGTGCGGGGCATTGCGGTGGCAGCGCCTATACTTGCTCTGTTGATGTTTACATCAATTGGCGATTCCAATTACCAGATTTTCCGGATCCGTTCGGCCCTCCGCCCTACTGAAGATGCGTCGTTCCTGGTTCGGCTGGAAAACCAGGAAAAACTTAGCCATTACCTGAAGAAAAAGCCTTTTGGGGCAGGCATAGGAACTTCGTCGGGAGCTGGCAATCGCTTCTCGCCCAATCATTTTGCCGCCCAGATTCCTACCGATAGCTGGTACGTTCAGCTCTGGATAGAAACCGGCGTTGTGGGGCTCACACTTTACCTGATGATGCTGGTGGGTATAATCCTGATTGGCACATATAAAATCTGGCATTTAAACGATCCCAGGCTCATTACCCTGATGATCGCGTTGCTGGCCGAATTTGTTGGTATTGCCACGGTAAGTTACACCAACCCAATTTTGGGCCAGTTTCCAACCAGTACGATCATTTTTATCAGTAGCATTTTATTTACCACCTGTAATCGTTGGGATACGCCCAAGCACTTAAACTATGCGAATCGGAATTGAAGCGCAGCGGCTCTTAAGGCCTCATAAGCACGGTATGGATATCGTGGCACTGGAAACTATTCGGGCGCTATCGACGTCGAAACAGCATGAATTCGTCGTTTTCATCAAGCCCGATACAGATCGTGATAGCCTCCCCAGGGCATCTAATGTAGAGTTCGTTGAACTGGCGGGTGGCCCGTATCCGGTTTGGGAGCAATATACTCTGCCCAGAGCGATCAGACAGTACGGCATTGATCTATTACACTGCACAGCCAATACTGCTCCACTGCGTTGCCCGGTGCCGGTTGTGCTTACACTGCACGACATAATTTTCCTGGAGAATCGGCCCTTGCTGGAAGGAAGCTGGTATCAACGATTCGGGAATCAATACCGCCGATGGAATGTACCTCAGATCGTACCGAAATGTGAACGGATCATAACGGTTTCCAATTTCGAGCGTCAACGCATTATTGATCATCTAAAACTTGATCCCGAGCGTATCGTAACTATATGGAATGCCGTTAGCCCCCAGTTTCGGCTTATCAATAATGACATCCAGACTCCCAATGTTCGATTACAGTATAATCTGCCCGAAGAGTTTATTTTTTTTCTGGGAAATACCGATCCAAAAAAGAATGTTCGGAACGTTCTGAAAGCCTTGCTTCTCCTGAAAAAACAAGGTCAACTTTCGTTACCAGTCGTTATTTCGAACCTGTCGGATTCTGCATTTCAGTCCATTTTGACAGAAATTGATGGGCAGATACTAAAGAATGATATTATCCTCTGCGGCTATATTCCAAACTATATTTTACCGCTGGTTTATAATATTGCCACAGTTTTCATGTGCCCATCCCTGCGTGAAAGCTTTGGTCTTCCCATTCTTGAGGCAATGGCCTGTGGAACCCCTGTGTTAACCTCCTCCACGTCTTCTATGCCAGAGGTAGCTGGTGAAGCCGCCATACTGGTCGATCCTACCTCGGTCGAAGCAATAGCCTTGCAGCTTTCTTATTTGATTCAGCAGCCTGCTCTGAGGGCCGAACTACGACGAAAAGGACTAGCCAGAGCCGAATTATTTTCGTGGCAATCGGCCGCAGAAAAATTATTGGATGTATATGCTGAAGTACTGGATACACACCCAATCACGACTGTATGTTAATGTGCAGTACCCGATCCTGACTCTGGTACGTCTGCCGATTCAAAGCCCGACTGTAACTAAATGTCTATTTTATCAAAAACACTAACGAGTTTGACGTTCTTGTTGAGCAGATTCAGATGCCGGGAACCGGAACGGCTTTGGCTCCTTTTACCCATTGCTCTATTACCTTGTCATAGTATTTAAGAACGCGTGCCGGGTTACCGCCAACAACTGAATAGGCAGGCACACTGCGGGTAACAACACTCCCGCCCGCTACGACAGAATGGCGTCCAATCGTTACGCCTGCCGTTATGGTCACATTAGCCCCTATCCAACAATCATCGTCAATTATGATAGGGCGTACCGTAACTATCTGATCCCGTATAGGTTGTTCTACATCTTCGTAAGTATGATTAAGCCCCGATAAAACGATATGCTGCGCCATAATTACCTTACTCCCGATAGTTACCGGGCCAATAACCACTGCACCGATACCCACTTGTGTGTTGTCGCCAATCAGTACGGCGCCTACCCCGTTATTGACAACACTGAAATCATCGATAATACTGTGTTCGCCCAGGGTAAACGGATTGAACGGCAGCACATCCAGACGAACGCTCGACCTGACGATTGACGTACGGTGCCGCTTATGTACAAACGGATTGACAAACCAGCTCACCCATAGGCGCGGTCTGGCTTGATAACGGGGAATCAGCAGAAAATGAATAAAGCGCTTAAGGCCAGGCCGTTTGTCAAGATAGGTCTTCAATGTAATATTTGTTTACGTACTGAACCACCTCTGCTATTTCTCCGGCATGCCGTATTTTGATCGAAACCAGTGGCTCTGTACATCTTTTCAGCAAAATAATCGGGCCTGATGAACCGGACATAATTAAGTCGGGCGAAGTAGTTATCGCATACGAAATACCGAAGATCGCGTTGGGTTCCATAATAGTTCACGGCGGTAACTACACCTGGAAATTTCAGCACAGATGGCTGCATGTGGGCAAGCGCTTATTTAATAGAAAATAGTATACTAAACTATTTTCTTCTTTGTTATGACTTTCAACGGTTGAATAAGACACTGTTTAACGCATAAAATTTAGGAATTTCGGGCAATTCCTGATACGCTACGGCAGCCGAGTAACCTGAAGCAACCTCAAAACTACCGACGTTCCAGTTACCAGACCCGCCAAGCAAGCGACTCTCTGCTGCATGCAATCCAGTCAACGAGGGAATTCGAAAGAAATCTTCATCCATACCTTTACCCGTCGCCTTTACAAAGGCTTCTTTACGAGTCCATAATTGATAAAACCGCTGGTAAGCATCTGTTTCACCATTAATGTAAGCCTGTTCTTCCGGGCTGAAACTAGCAGGCAGAATTTCCTGAAAAGAGAACCCTGGATTTATTTTTTCCACATCGACGCCAACGCTTACTTGTCCAATAGCAAACAAAGCCCAGCCACCCGAATGGGATACGTTAATATGCCATCCTGTATCACCAGCCAACGCTGGCTTTTTATTAGGTCCTTTTATAAAACGAATCTGATCAGGTGCTTGAGCGGTGTAATTCCCGGCTAAAATCCGGAGAATCCCACGGCTATGAATAAACCGCTTTCGGTCTTCACTCCTATGATACCGCTCGGCTCGATTAATTTCATCGGGCTGTAGTAACGACGTTAAATACGGGCTGACAAAAGCGCCTTCCACCAAGTCAAATCGAAATACAGCTATGTCATCCTTATACGAACAATCTGGCAGACTCAGCCAAGAAATGTCCTTAAAATCACTGCATGCAACATGATGAACTGACATAAATGCTTCTTCTTTTTGTATAAAACAAACAAATGAGCCATTCTACCGCATTAAATGTAATCAATTGACAACGAGCCTATCTAGACAAATAAGCGGTGACCGGATTTCGCGAGTATTGTCTAAATAACTAACCATGCTAGCTAAGTTTAACAAATTAATAAGGAATAGCCATGAATGGCTTCCTACCCTACGCTGGGTAATTGCGTTGATTACCTATTCAGTTTATTCCTTTTTTCAGTCAGCTTCTGCTCAATCCTGTGCGAATCCATCGGGACCTCTGCTCATTGACCAATCGTTCGGCACGGTTAGTAAACCTGTTTCGCTTTCGGGCTTAACGACCTATCAGTACGTTCTGCCGATGTGCCCTGCCGATGGGCAGTATACGGTTACCGAAGCCATCGACAGCGGCTGCTTCAGTAACACATGGTATGCCGTAGCCTCAGATCATACGCCCGGCGACGAAGCCGGCAATATGATGATTGTGAATGGGGCCAATACGCCAGGTGCTTTTTATGAACAATCTGTAGCTGGCTTTTGCGGTGGAACGACCTACGAAATTTCCTTTTGGGCTTTCAATCTGCTAAAAACGGGTATCTGCCCTACTCCAATTATCCCAAATCTAGCCGTATTCATTGAAACAAAAAGCGGGCAACTAGTTAGCTCGACAAACATAGGCCAGGTTGATCTGGCCTATGCACCCACCTGGCAACAATATTCAGCCCTGTTCACTGTCCCCAAAATCACAGAAGAACTGGTTATAAAACTGGTGAATACGAAAGGCGACTACGGCTGCGGTAACGATATGGTTATTGACGACATTCAGGTCAGACAATGTGAAGCATGTGCCTCTAACGAGATTTATGTGCCGGATATTTTCACGCCAAATAATGACGGTCATAACGATGAACTGGCGTTTTTTTTACCCAGAGTCACCTCTTTCAACTTAACCGTATTTGACCGCTGGGGAAGTGAATTATTTACCAGCAACACGCTAAATCAGAAATGGGACGGTTCCTACGCCGGAAGCCCGTGCATATCTGGCACTTACAGTTGGGTTATCACCTATCAGCCGGAACTGGCCGGGCAGAAACCGCCTAAACACATCCAAACAGGCCGCGTTTTACTCCTGCGCTGAATTTATGAACAACAAGTATCCAACTGACCCTATGTAAAACAAGCACTGACAATATCTACATTAATATCGTTAATGTGACTGTTTACGATAACACGGGTCGAAAGTATAGCCAGATAAGTTATTTGAAGTCAAGCAGCGTTTTTTATGAACAACTCGATTTGAGCTTGCTACCGCAAATCGCCTATTTGCTTAATTCAGAGCAGGGGCAAGAGAGGTCGAGTAAAGAAAATATCAGGAAGCGGTGAATGAGAAAGAGTTCATTTTGCCGAAAGAATTAGCCTATAGCGTTTTTCAATGAGTAATACACAAAAGGCAATGAACGGGGGAAAGTGGATTACGGTATCTACCGCTATCTCTACTCTGTTTCAGTTTTTGCAGGTGGCTGTACTTGCCCGATTATTAGACCCTTCCGATTTTGGCATTGTCAGTATCAGCAATTTAATTATCACTTTCTTTCAGATTTTTTCCAATCTCGGCTTTTCCAACTCTATCATTTATAAGCAGGAAAGTGACCGCAACATATTGTCTACGCTGTATTTCCTGAACCTGATCGTTGGGTTTGTCATTTTTATTGTCATTCACATCAGCTCTCCGTTTATCATCTCGTTTTATCACGAGCCCAAGCTGGAGCAGGTACTCTACTTCTCTTCTTTTTACTTTATGATTGCCTATTTCGGGCAACTATACATGTTTTTGCTGGAGAAAGAACTTCGGTTCAAATCGGTAGCGATGCTTGATATTGCCGGCACCGTTATTGGCTCATTTGTTACAGTGACCCTTGCGTATAATGGCTACCGAGAGTTGTCGCTCATCATCGGCTCTCTGGTTATGCAGGTCGTAAAATCGGCTTTACAAATAGTATTTGGACGATCACTCTTTCGCCCTACGTGGTCGTTTGATCTGGCCAGGGTGAAAGATCACCTCCGCTTCGGCCTTTACAACATGGGCGATGGGTTGTTGGGTTTTATTCAATTCAACTCCGACAATATCTTTATTGGTGGCATGCTTGGGGTTAAAATGCTAGGCTATTACACCATTGCCTACCAGTTAGCCATTTTCCCGATTGCCAAACTCAACCCCATTATTTTGCAGGTCGCCTATCCAATTCTGGCGAAAATGAAAGACAACACGGCCGATCTAAAGAAATCGTATCTGAAAATTCTGGACTTCATCAGCTACTGCAACCTGCCACTGCTAGCCGGTTTGTTCATTACCGCCGATAGCGTCGTACCGTTGATTTATGGGCCAGGCTGGGAAAAAACGATTGACTTAATCTACATTTTCGTTTTTATTGGCATTTTCACCTGCCTGAGCCATCCCCTGTATACACTGGTGTTTACCAAGGGAAAGCCAAGCCTATTGTTTTACCTCAATCTGGGTACTCTACTTATAAAAATACCTTTAGTATATCTTCTCGGTACGTATTGGGGCGTGACTGGAATTGCGCTGGCATTTATGCTGTCTACGTTACTAAACATGATCGCCAATTTTGCCATTGCCCATTCCCTCATTGGGGATTTTGTGGGCGATTTCGTCCGGGAGATAGCCAAGCCTGTTGTTTTTTGCCTGATAATGGTTGGGGTAATTTATACCTACAAGGTGGTTGTTGGTAGTTCAGGTCTGGTCAATACGCTGGCTGAAATTGGACTTGGCGGAATGACGTATGCTCTCCTGACGCTAGCGTATAAACTTTCCTTTACCGAATTGAAAGCCTACCGGCAGGCTTTACTATAATCATTAAGAAGTTCAGAATCCAGTTTGGTATCGCAAACCGAAGTCGACCGTGAAGCCATTTGTTCGTACAAAAAAGTCCTCTTAGTAACCAACCACACCACAAAAAAAGCGACCACAATTTCACGTTGTGGTCGCTTTTTTTGTGGGTTTAACTTTCATCCAAAGCCCGTTGTAGTGTTTCGGCAAATACCTTATCGTTGGGTGGCAATAGCATTTTTTCATGGTCGCCGGGAACGTCGTGGACCCGTACTCCTTTTAAGGCATATTTTTTCCAGCCCAGGTATTTACTATCATCGACAAAGTAAATTCGGTGCTTTGCTTTAAAGAGATCAATGATGCCATCATACGATTTCATTGAATAAGCATGAAAAGCAATTTCATGCTTTTCCATTATTCGCTGCAAATGATCAAACTGCACTGCGGGCTGATCCGCTACATGAAGGCCTCCCAGTTGCAATAGTGATTTTAGTTGCCGCTTTATGTAGCGTTTCTGATGCTGAAGTGCCAGAACCGGATGCTGAATAAACGAGCGGGTAAACCACACTGCCTTAGGAAATTGACGTAGTATTTTCCGACCGAAGCGCGTTAGGAGGCTCTGGTTTACATGGGTATCCGATTCCTGGGCGTTGGTATCGAACATGGCCAGCATTTTCACGTCCTTACCCATCTCCTTGAGCTGCCTGGCCATTTCGAGCGCCACATACCCACCAAATGAATACCCGGCTATAGCATAGGGGCCATCCGGATTCTGGTCCAGAACTTCGGTCAGATAATGAGCAGCAATAGCCTCCATATTATCTAAAGGTTCATCGGTGCCATCCAATCCTAATGCCTGGAGGCCGTAGATAGGTTGCTCTGTATCCATATAAGCAATCAAACTACTAAAATTGAGGAGATTTAGCCCAATACCATGAATGATATAAACGGGCATTTTGGTGCCTGTTGGTTTTATGGGAACCAGCGATTTCCAGGCTATTGGCTGTTTGTCGGCTTCAAAAAACTGAGCCAGCCTGCGAATGGTGGGATAGATAAGTAAGGTCGACAGGGGTAACCGGCGGCCAGTTTCTTTTTCGAGCCGAACCATCATCTGAACGGCAATC contains:
- a CDS encoding glycosyltransferase family 4 protein, which encodes MRIGIEAQRLLRPHKHGMDIVALETIRALSTSKQHEFVVFIKPDTDRDSLPRASNVEFVELAGGPYPVWEQYTLPRAIRQYGIDLLHCTANTAPLRCPVPVVLTLHDIIFLENRPLLEGSWYQRFGNQYRRWNVPQIVPKCERIITVSNFERQRIIDHLKLDPERIVTIWNAVSPQFRLINNDIQTPNVRLQYNLPEEFIFFLGNTDPKKNVRNVLKALLLLKKQGQLSLPVVISNLSDSAFQSILTEIDGQILKNDIILCGYIPNYILPLVYNIATVFMCPSLRESFGLPILEAMACGTPVLTSSTSSMPEVAGEAAILVDPTSVEAIALQLSYLIQQPALRAELRRKGLARAELFSWQSAAEKLLDVYAEVLDTHPITTVC
- a CDS encoding O-antigen ligase family protein is translated as MNLINRPFFVFDQWRCNSWFFSVLGLLIALMAGWVIGTKGVLGGLTVVAVPMAICLGIGILVQPKFGLFLYVNLSFVIGFARFLPRDTPMGTGLDAILLLSLLGTFLNGKQMDWKQLKQPVLWVLIVWLSYTILEYFNPEAPHRPAWFYNVRSFSLSWFFIAIIVMVNPISRKDIRVFITIWLVWSFLAALWAFKQQYIRLEPAELAWLAEGGARTHILWGQLRSFSFYSDAGQFGSEMAGVTLICLVLFFERTSWLHRIAYLILGVILFWGFAVSGTRGALFVILPGYPTYLFLSRNLMNIVRGIAVAAPILALLMFTSIGDSNYQIFRIRSALRPTEDASFLVRLENQEKLSHYLKKKPFGAGIGTSSGAGNRFSPNHFAAQIPTDSWYVQLWIETGVVGLTLYLMMLVGIILIGTYKIWHLNDPRLITLMIALLAEFVGIATVSYTNPILGQFPTSTIIFISSILFTTCNRWDTPKHLNYANRN
- a CDS encoding acyltransferase, with translation MKTYLDKRPGLKRFIHFLLIPRYQARPRLWVSWFVNPFVHKRHRTSIVRSSVRLDVLPFNPFTLGEHSIIDDFSVVNNGVGAVLIGDNTQVGIGAVVIGPVTIGSKVIMAQHIVLSGLNHTYEDVEQPIRDQIVTVRPIIIDDDCWIGANVTITAGVTIGRHSVVAGGSVVTRSVPAYSVVGGNPARVLKYYDKVIEQWVKGAKAVPVPGI
- a CDS encoding response regulator transcription factor encodes the protein MKRHVLIVDENPYVVDILVQTLCKDFKITIAGTGQEAAHLLIQGYRFDSVITEIELTSFSGLELTKLIRMSRLTAQIPVVILSSVSDSNTRITCLEQGADAFLSKPFNPLEVKAKLHALLRRADSPDQEVQKRLSVRANKGGKTIWSYPSRILSILFGGFAVS
- a CDS encoding sugar transferase, whose protein sequence is MATLYVLLVIENDLIANRVAGLIGMNYLIIRFRELKEAEEWLTDRQEVDLIISDGVTGYSLADLIRSKRDYRLVPLLVLSRFGEALVEPISTSTGVTDILIINEDNQRLLAKISYYLTLSKQIHSIESAGLLAPVQSFTLPFWKRLLDISVALLVIILLAPLLLVISLLIIIDSRGPAIYKSKRAGANFHVFDMYKFRTMEAEADQLLNQLASYNIYDTEVPVETTEMKFLCDACRLKGLPCQLVLFDKNQPICEKLYLEESKGTAKFMKFRNDPRVTRLGTFLRNSSIDELPQLFNILLGDMSLVGNRPLPLYEAEKLTSDEFARRFSGPAGLTGLWQVKKRGKGEGQMSDRDRTLLDIEYSTTFSFKTDIQIIWKTMFNLWQKENV
- a CDS encoding MOP flippase family protein → MSNTQKAMNGGKWITVSTAISTLFQFLQVAVLARLLDPSDFGIVSISNLIITFFQIFSNLGFSNSIIYKQESDRNILSTLYFLNLIVGFVIFIVIHISSPFIISFYHEPKLEQVLYFSSFYFMIAYFGQLYMFLLEKELRFKSVAMLDIAGTVIGSFVTVTLAYNGYRELSLIIGSLVMQVVKSALQIVFGRSLFRPTWSFDLARVKDHLRFGLYNMGDGLLGFIQFNSDNIFIGGMLGVKMLGYYTIAYQLAIFPIAKLNPIILQVAYPILAKMKDNTADLKKSYLKILDFISYCNLPLLAGLFITADSVVPLIYGPGWEKTIDLIYIFVFIGIFTCLSHPLYTLVFTKGKPSLLFYLNLGTLLIKIPLVYLLGTYWGVTGIALAFMLSTLLNMIANFAIAHSLIGDFVGDFVREIAKPVVFCLIMVGVIYTYKVVVGSSGLVNTLAEIGLGGMTYALLTLAYKLSFTELKAYRQALL
- a CDS encoding T9SS type B sorting domain-containing protein, with amino-acid sequence MLAKFNKLIRNSHEWLPTLRWVIALITYSVYSFFQSASAQSCANPSGPLLIDQSFGTVSKPVSLSGLTTYQYVLPMCPADGQYTVTEAIDSGCFSNTWYAVASDHTPGDEAGNMMIVNGANTPGAFYEQSVAGFCGGTTYEISFWAFNLLKTGICPTPIIPNLAVFIETKSGQLVSSTNIGQVDLAYAPTWQQYSALFTVPKITEELVIKLVNTKGDYGCGNDMVIDDIQVRQCEACASNEIYVPDIFTPNNDGHNDELAFFLPRVTSFNLTVFDRWGSELFTSNTLNQKWDGSYAGSPCISGTYSWVITYQPELAGQKPPKHIQTGRVLLLR
- a CDS encoding 4'-phosphopantetheinyl transferase family protein, translating into MSVHHVACSDFKDISWLSLPDCSYKDDIAVFRFDLVEGAFVSPYLTSLLQPDEINRAERYHRSEDRKRFIHSRGILRILAGNYTAQAPDQIRFIKGPNKKPALAGDTGWHINVSHSGGWALFAIGQVSVGVDVEKINPGFSFQEILPASFSPEEQAYINGETDAYQRFYQLWTRKEAFVKATGKGMDEDFFRIPSLTGLHAAESRLLGGSGNWNVGSFEVASGYSAAVAYQELPEIPKFYALNSVLFNR